The genomic window ACTTTAAATTCTCCTCACCTAAATTATCATGCtctgctctgtttttataCCTTCCTCTGCTTTTCCCTTCCACTCTTAATCCTCCATAGCTACAAACAAAGCTcagtgaaaagaagaagaaaaacaagaagctAAAAATGTCTATCCTTTCGTTTCCTCACACTTTCTTTAACATCTCTCCTTCACTCTTCTACACTATCCTTATATCCAGTTTAGTTCTACTGATCCTCACGCGCCGGAGTGCTAAATCAAAGATCGTGAAGCTTCCTCCAGGTCCTCCGGGGTGGCCGGTGGTTGGAAACCTCTTCCAATTCGCGCGCTCCGGGAAGCAGTTTTACGAGTACGTTGACGATGTAAGGAAAAAATACGGTCCTATCTACACGTTGAGGATGGGAAGTCGAACAATGATCATAATCTCTGATTCAGCTCTCGTCCACGACGTTCTGATTCAACGTGGACCAATGTTCGCAACCCGACCCACCGAGAATCCGACCCGAACCATCTTCAGCTCCAACACTTTCACCGTTAACGCTTCAGCGTACGGTCCAGTATGGCGATCCCTGAGAAAGAACATGGTACAGAACATGTTAAGCTCGATCCGGTTCAGAGAATTCGGGTCGTTGAGACAATCCGCAATGGATAAACTCGTCGAGAGGATCAAATCAGAAGCTAAAGACAACGACGGTCTTGTTTGGGTCCTAAGAAACGCAAGATTCGCTGcgttttgtattcttttggAGATGTGTTTTGGAATCGAAATGGATGAAGAATCGATATTGAATATGGATcaagtgatgaagaaagtgTTGATCACACTCAATCCAAGACTCGATGATTATCTCCCGATTCTTGCTCCGTTTTATTCCAAGGAGAGAGCAAGAGCTCTCGAGGTTCGTTGTGAACAAGTTGATTTCATCGTTAAACTCATCGAGAGACGACGGAGAGCGATTCAGAAGCCGGGGACTGATAAAACGGCGTcgtctttttcttatcttgaTACACTCTTTGACCTTAAAACCGAAGGTCGTATAACGACGCCGTCTAATGAAGAGCTTGTGTCGCTCTGCTCTGAGTTTCTTAACGGTGGTACGGATACGACGGGGACGGCGATCGAGTGGGGTATAGCGCAACTGATTGTGAATCCTGAGATTCAATCTCGGCTCTACGATGAGATTAAATCAACGGTTGGAGATCGTGAGGTTGAGGAAAAAGATGTGGATAAAATGGTCTTTTTACAAGCCGTTGTTAAGGAGATTTTACGGAAACATCCTCCGACATACTTTACGTTGACTCATTCCGTCACGGAGCCGACGACGGTCGCCGGTTACGATGTTCCCGTTGGGATTAACGTTGAGTTTTATCTTCCGGGAATAAATGAGGATCCAAAGCTTTGGTCTGATCCGAAGAAATTTAACCCGGATCGGTTTATTTCGGGTAAGGAGGAAGCGGACATAACCGGTGTAACCGGAGTTAAAATGATGCCGTTCGGTATTGGCCGTCGGATCTGTCCGGGGCTAGCGATGGCGACCGTACACGTGCATTTGATGCTAGCGAAGATGGTTCAAGAGTTTGAGTGGAGCGCTTATCCGCCGGAAAGTGAAATTGATTTCGCCGGGAAATTGGAGTTTACGGTGGTAATGAAGAAACCGTTGAGAGCCATGGTTAAGCCAAGGgtctaaatttgtttaattatgaaaaCGATGTGTgcttatatattaaagaagGAACCTATACTCTTGAAATTTGTCAAGTGCTTTGTGAATTTCTAGTAAAAGATTTCATTTATTGTCAAAACACATCAATAaatgattttgcttttttttttttttttcaatgtaaAACTGAGCTACCTTGAGATTGTGCTTAACACTAATAATTTCGTACATACACCGAAAGTAGGGCCAAGTAGCTATAAAGAGAAGAGACATGTCGatgtcaaaaatgaaaaagacatGAATGTGATGCTGGACTTTCATTGAGCCGCAAAAGTTAGCTCAGATTTTAACTTGTTAACTAATCTTGTTGCATGTTCATGAATCATTGAATGTTTGAAATAACAGTTCACGCAATGTATCACTGTTCTACTTCACTTTTAATGCGAAACTAATGGCCCATTAACAACCAGAATAATGCTAATCATCATTTTTGGGCTTAGCTTGCTTTGATTAGATTTGTGAAGGAGAAGCCCATTATATTGGCCCAATAGCAAATACCCAATTAATTCCTCTCCCTCGCTTCTTCCTCGTTCTTCATTCGAGCAGAATCAATCTCATCGCTCTGTTGTGTCTAATTGAAGCTTTGGATAAGCTTCTTCCAATACCTCTACAATGGAGGCAACTGATATTTGGGGAGAAATTGAACGTTCTGAGAGGTATTCCTGAGAATTTgcttaaattttaatttttcatgcTTGCGAATTTTGGTTCCGTACTTGGCCATGTGTATAAGGAGAAGTCAAAATTTTCTCAGAATTAGTTATCACGATAATTATCTATCCGGCTTTGATTCAGTCATGTATAGAGTTTGTAGAAAAACGATTCATCACAGACTTGACAAGAAACAAGTTCAAATGAAATTGCTTATGATGATGTCCACTCAAATTTATCTCATACTTGTAAAAATTATCTGTTTTCAAGTTGAGAAATTGGCTCAGTACCAATTTCattactcatttttttttttgttggatgtGTATAGTTACCTAGTGTGCTCTATGTATGAAGAGGCAGAGTCATTATCTTCCTCTATACTGAAAAGAATATTTGGCAACATTGATGTTTTATCCGACGAAGCTTCTCAAGGTGATCATCAATTTCATGATATGTTGGAATCTGCTGGTATGGTCTTAGTTCAATCCTTGCATGGAATCGGCAGGTATATTTCATTTACTGTATTCAGATGTTATAACATGAGTAGTTCTTTTGCCTCTTACTTCTGTTTGGAATTGGATGCTCTAAAGAAACTTTAGAGTCTTGGACGCTTGTTGTAGTTTTGGCTATGTGATAGTTTTTGCCAACAAATGCCTTTTTCATGCAGGACAGTTGAGATTGTAAATGAGTTAAGAGATGTGTTTGGAGAAGTTGCAGCTATTCCTGTTCAAGTTCTTCTTACTGGGTATTGTTCTTGTTCTAAATCTTTCAAAGTATTACAGCTTAAGATGCTTTAAAAGGAGAATATTTGGTTCTTTTTGcagtttatttttcaaaactaGGAGTAAAATACATTCATTTTATTTgctaactttttcttcttaaggGGAGTACAATAACATTCATTTTATTTgcaaactttttcttcttaaggGGAGTACAATACTGCTCTCTGGATGCATTAGCATAGACAAAAGTCACAGAACAAGATTGTTGAAATCTAGTTTATTgatcttcttccctttttttcccttttagaGTATGCCTTCAAATATCAAATGGTTCCTATTTGGGTGTACGTGATATTCTGGAAGAGTTCTTTAGAATATGGGTTTACAAGGACAACCACTATATCCTAAATGATGCTGGAGTAAGTACAAAAGGATTCCATGCGAAAAACTGTTTAGATATTGATGAGTACATGGAAGTCGTTGAGCTGTATACTTTTGGAGTTCttgcaaaattttcaaatgacATGGGCCTAGCCATTTCATGGGTTGAAAAAGCTGCATTGCCTGAGGAAAGGCGACAGGTACTAACTATTGAATATTTTCGTGAGTTGTGTATGAAATTGTGAATTTGTTCTAACTATGATGCTACACTAAACTGTCTATTTCAGGGGATTTTGAGAAGATTGCATTCCTTACTTTCTCTCAAAACAGCTAGTTCTTTTGAGGAAAATTCCAAAGATTCTTCTTATGCTGTAGTGAATAACAAGAAGTCGTTGGGTAATGAAAAGAATGATGAGATTGATTCTTTCCTGAAACTATCTAAACAGCATGAACCTTGGTCACTTTGGTCATCCCATCCTCTAAGCCTCAAGGTTGGTAATACCCAATTTAGCATGTCCAGGGGAAAGGTTGCCGTAAGCCTTGTTGGATTAATCATATGTTATGCTTTGAAGAGAAAACGAGCTGCTTTGATAAGGTAAGAATTCTTATAAGCTTGTTTCTATGCTTGAATGATCAGAAGTTGTGTGATGAAAAAATACATTGTGAAACTTGTTTACTTGTTTCAGGATCATTCGCAGGCAAATGGAGTCCACGAGAAAAGCAATAGTAGATTTCTGGAAGCTTGCGTTTTCATACCAAGTGAATCCTCTTGCAGCAATTCAATCCATACCAAGCACCACAACATGAAGATGGATCAAAATTTGGCATTGAAAATGCCTATGTAATACCAAACCAACactcaaatattttcataattggTTCtattcaaagttcaaacttaGTTTTCCCAAACTTCTCCACTTATATCAAACTGTAATCACTGAACATGATTAAGAACCCGTTGCATATTATGTTTTATCTATATTTCTCCTTGCCTTTTTAATATGGGATAAATCCTCGTATGTTTGGATTTCGAAGAAGCAAGGGATTACAGTTTCAGATTCAAAGCTTACACTTCAAGGGAATTCATCTTCTAATGGTGAAACTATTTACAGAAGCAAAAGCTTCGCCTTTAAGGCTCCTCAGGAGAATTTCACTTACCATGATTTCGAGCTCGGCAAGATCTATGGCGTTGGCTCTTATTCAAAGGATTcattttttcgattttttttcctgtaaAAATCACACCTTTTTCTGCaatttggtttgattcatGAATCAATTCATATCCTGGAGATTTTACGTATGTGTAATTGAATCAGGTTGTTAgggcgaagaagaaggataatGGAACTGTGTATGCCTTAAAGATCATGGACAAAAAGTTTATCACCAAAGAGAATAAAACCGCTTATGTCAAATTGGAGAGGATTGTTCTTGATCAACTCGAACATCCCGAGATTGTGAAACTGTTCTTTACTTTTCAAGACACGCAATCACTATGTAGGTAGTTTCTATTCAACTAAAGTCTAGACTAgaacaaaaactctaaaaccctaaaccagaAAATCTCATCAAAAAGCTTAAGCCTTGTATAGTTGTTGAAAGCTTGCTAAACTCCCATCatcttcaccatcatcatcgAAAAACCCGAAGTTTTCCTGCAAGTAGCGGCCATATTGATCCGGAGAAATTTGGTCATTAAAATGTGGCTGCTGGCCAATAGAATTCAAGTTGGATCCAGTGACGGTTACATTGTCCCGGGAGTAGGGGTGATATTCACCCGGAGGAATTTGGTCACCAAAACGTGGTTGCTGGCCCATAAAGTGCATGTTGCATCCAGGGATGGTTACATTGCTCTGGGAGAAGTAGTCTTGATAATGATCCGGAGGACTTTGGTCATCAAAATGTGGCTGCTGGCCCATAGAATTCAAGTTGGATACAGGGACGGTTACATTTTCGGCATCTCCCAGAGTCATATCATGGATACTGAAGCGTTTCcccttcttatttttttgccTTAAGAAATACTTCTGAGCATGGCTTGCCACTTGCATCGGGCTCCTTGACGTCACACATTCCCTCGATATGCTCTTCCAATCTCCTTTCCCATACTTGTTTAGTCCATCCAAAAACAATCTGcaaaatattatcatttattaaTCAACCAAAAGTCCATAACCATTAAGAGCACATTATTATTAATCAACAATATCATCTATAATTAGCAAagacatgtatatataatataggtTCCTCCTAGCCCTAAccaacaaaaccctaattcatcAACCCTAGCAAGACTTAAACTGTTATGATATATACTTCCCCTAGTCAACAGAAACTCTAATTCAAAGATTTAAATATGAACTTTAATTCCACAATCCAAAGAAACCTTTTATTCATATAATTCTTTGACTAACCTGTGTTCTTCTGGTGACCAAGGTATTCCCTTCTTTTTCCCCGTGCCCTGGGTTTTAGACTTAGTCGCTTCCGGCAGTGACACGTAATCATCTTCCGGGTACTTGGGCAAAGGATACTTACCCGATTCGATCAGCGTAACATCATCGACCAAGGCTTGGTAGTAGGAGTACACCTCCTTTAACGGTTTCTGCAGAAACTGAGCGATATTCTCTAAAAAATCCGGCGAACCCTCAGCAGGGAATCGAACCAGAGCTAACTCAAAACGCTTATCATCGTCCCTCTTCCAAATCGGAATTGCTGCATCCATAGTatccaaagaaaaagagagaaatcttGAGATCGCTAAAGATCAGGAATCtaatatataagcaaaaaaataagaaaatgttgaagagAACTTTAAGGAATCTGTTACTGAGGGTATTGTTTTCCGCTTCTAATCAGATTTATAGTGAGAAAATAATAGGGAATGTTGCAAAATGAACCCTCGTCTTACTTTAATTAGCAAAAGAAACCGGAGTTATCTTTATTTCGTCCTTAACCTCCATATTGCTCAACATACCAAAGGGtcttaaaacatttatactTTTACAAAGCAACCCAAAACATTTATAGTTTGTTCAAACCGGTCTTATACAgttcatcaatcatcatcatccgaTATATACATCAgtacatcatcatcatcaacatcccCCTATACAATTGATCATCGTCAAGCAAAACTCATCATATACTCATATACTTGAACTTATCATCACCCGGAGGGTTTTCTACTTAACAAAATCTGACTTGCCCTTAGTAGACTCCAAAGTTATGTCAAGGACACTCCAGCGTTTCCTCTTCTTACTGTCCAATTTTTGCCTTTTGTCATACTTTTGTGCATGACTTGCTACTTGTGTTGAGGTCACAAATTCCCTTGATATCATACTCCAAGCTCCTTTCCCATACTTGTTCAATCCATCAAGATCCCATAATCGTCATTATCAAGgtcaaataaaaacattctCTCACAAACACGATTATTCATCATCTTAATTCAACAATCTAAAGACGTTTATCAGAAAATCAACCACCAAGATTATCATAATCATATGTAATTCATAAGTCTTTGACTAACCCTTAATGCATCAACTCCAGCAAGATTTAAGACTCTTCCTCAAtcaaaagaaaccctaaatttatGTCTTTGACAAACCTGTGTTCCTCTTCTGTCCAAGGAATTATCCTCGGTATCTGATTCGTCTCCCCGTGTTTGGACTCAGTCGCTTCCGTCAGTGACACGTAATAGGCTTCCGGGTACTTGGGTAATGCATACTTACCCGATTCGATCAGCACAACATCATAGACCAATATTGCGTCGTAGTAGTACTTCACCTCCTCCAAAGGTTTCTGTAGAAACTCGGCAATGTACTCCAAAAAATACGGCGAGCCCTCAGGGAATATCACCAGGGCTAACTCAAAACGCTTGTCATTGTCTCTCGTCCACGGCGGAATCAAAGCCATAATAtccaagaaaatgaagaaaaatagtttGTGGAATCTGTCAGTCTGTGTCTGTCACTGAAGAGGGTTTGTTGTtcctttaattattttttgagaACCTGAGAATTTTATAGAGGTGATTTCGCCGGATAAactaataagaaaaactaCAAATTTAGCCCTCAATATATAATGTCATTGAGATTTTTCGTTTCATATTAGATTTATAATGAGAAATAATAaggaaaaatgtaaaattaaccCTCCTCTTTGctttatttaataaaagaaacccgagttattttatttcgttCTTAACCaccatattatatatatcaaactcaGAACTCAGAAGctgtctttctttttattaaacgTGTTTATACGTCTGTTTAATTatcacagaaaaaaataaaataaaaagatgaaaactttcaGTACAAGAAAGAGTTCTAAGTACGTATGACTGACTTCTTTatgaattttctttcttttaaacgTGTTTACGCGCGGCCTTTATCACAGAAataaatattctattttttttgaatttaaagaaagaaagaaaagattacTTTTCAGTTCAAGAAAGAATTCAAAGTATATATcttcttataaaattttggtcTTATTATGCTTCCAAGTTCCatgtaaattaaatatacTGAAAGACAAACGGTTTGACTAAATATTGATCATTTAATTAGTGATCATATTCacttactttatatataatataatatcttggcttttttaatgttttgaaactatttaaaataaaaactaacatATACTTGATAGAATCATTAATTATCCTATACACTTGAACATCATCAAGTGAAActgatatttttgtatacCGAAACTACGTAGCAATCCTATACATATGCAGAAAACAAGCGAAGttccttttttattatattaaatctatatatatatatatatatattatctatttttGAGTTCAAGTTCCGTTGCTTGTTTCATTTCACACCATTCTTCTATCTTCCAACATCTAAACTCCAAGACAAGTGCCTTGACCTTGGGAcggatcatcatcatccggAGGGTTCTGATTTCCAGAATCTGGATTGCCCTCGGTAGACTCCAAAGTTATGTCAAAAATACTCCGGCGTTTCTCCTTCTTATTGTCCGATTTTTGCCTTTTGTAATACTGTGCATGGCTTGACACTTGCCGTGGAGTCTTTGTCTTCACAAAATTCGTTGATGTCAACGTCGAAGCTCCTTCCCCATACTTTTTCAATCCTTGCAGAAACAATCtgaaatatatcattaaacaatcaaaat from Arabidopsis thaliana chromosome 3, partial sequence includes these protein-coding regions:
- the CYP77A6 gene encoding cytochrome P450, family 77, subfamily A, polypeptide 6 (''cytochrome P450, family 77, subfamily A, polypeptide 6'' (CYP77A6); CONTAINS InterPro DOMAIN/s: Cytochrome P450 (InterPro:IPR001128), Cytochrome P450, E-class, group I (InterPro:IPR002401), Cytochrome P450, conserved site (InterPro:IPR017972); BEST Arabidopsis thaliana protein match is: cytochrome P450, family 77, subfamily A, polypeptide 4 (TAIR:AT5G04660.1); Has 33543 Blast hits to 33220 proteins in 1724 species: Archae - 51; Bacteria - 4053; Metazoa - 12037; Fungi - 6692; Plants - 9430; Viruses - 6; Other Eukaryotes - 1274 (source: NCBI BLink).) — translated: MSILSFPHTFFNISPSLFYTILISSLVLLILTRRSAKSKIVKLPPGPPGWPVVGNLFQFARSGKQFYEYVDDVRKKYGPIYTLRMGSRTMIIISDSALVHDVLIQRGPMFATRPTENPTRTIFSSNTFTVNASAYGPVWRSLRKNMVQNMLSSIRFREFGSLRQSAMDKLVERIKSEAKDNDGLVWVLRNARFAAFCILLEMCFGIEMDEESILNMDQVMKKVLITLNPRLDDYLPILAPFYSKERARALEVRCEQVDFIVKLIERRRRAIQKPGTDKTASSFSYLDTLFDLKTEGRITTPSNEELVSLCSEFLNGGTDTTGTAIEWGIAQLIVNPEIQSRLYDEIKSTVGDREVEEKDVDKMVFLQAVVKEILRKHPPTYFTLTHSVTEPTTVAGYDVPVGINVEFYLPGINEDPKLWSDPKKFNPDRFISGKEEADITGVTGVKMMPFGIGRRICPGLAMATVHVHLMLAKMVQEFEWSAYPPESEIDFAGKLEFTVVMKKPLRAMVKPRV
- the APEM9 gene encoding 3-phosphoinositide-dependent protein kinase-1 (3-phosphoinositide-dependent protein kinase-1, putative; Has 32 Blast hits to 32 proteins in 12 species: Archae - 0; Bacteria - 0; Metazoa - 0; Fungi - 0; Plants - 32; Viruses - 0; Other Eukaryotes - 0 (source: NCBI BLink).), with the translated sequence MEATDIWGEIERSESYLVCSMYEEAESLSSSILKRIFGNIDVLSDEASQGDHQFHDMLESAGMVLVQSLHGIGRTVEIVNELRDVFGEVAAIPVQVLLTGVCLQISNGSYLGVRDILEEFFRIWVYKDNHYILNDAGVSTKGFHAKNCLDIDEYMEVVELYTFGVLAKFSNDMGLAISWVEKAALPEERRQGILRRLHSLLSLKTASSFEENSKDSSYAVVNNKKSLGNEKNDEIDSFLKLSKQHEPWSLWSSHPLSLKVGNTQFSMSRGKVAVSLVGLIICYALKRKRAALIRIIRRQMESTRKAIVDFWKLAFSYQVNPLAAIQSIPSTTT
- the APEM9 gene encoding 3-phosphoinositide-dependent protein kinase-1, whose amino-acid sequence is MPFSCRTVEIVNELRDVFGEVAAIPVQVLLTGVCLQISNGSYLGVRDILEEFFRIWVYKDNHYILNDAGVSTKGFHAKNCLDIDEYMEVVELYTFGVLAKFSNDMGLAISWVEKAALPEERRQGILRRLHSLLSLKTASSFEENSKDSSYAVVNNKKSLGNEKNDEIDSFLKLSKQHEPWSLWSSHPLSLKVGNTQFSMSRGKVAVSLVGLIICYALKRKRAALIRIIRRQMESTRKAIVDFWKLAFSYQVNPLAAIQSIPSTTT
- a CDS encoding Homeodomain-like superfamily protein (Homeodomain-like superfamily protein; CONTAINS InterPro DOMAIN/s: SANT, DNA-binding (InterPro:IPR001005), Homeodomain-like (InterPro:IPR009057), Myb, DNA-binding (InterPro:IPR014778), HTH transcriptional regulator, Myb-type, DNA-binding (InterPro:IPR017930), Myb-like DNA-binding domain, SHAQKYF class (InterPro:IPR006447); BEST Arabidopsis thaliana protein match is: Duplicated homeodomain-like superfamily protein (TAIR:AT4G09450.1); Has 1423 Blast hits to 1416 proteins in 115 species: Archae - 0; Bacteria - 0; Metazoa - 3; Fungi - 3; Plants - 1244; Viruses - 0; Other Eukaryotes - 173 (source: NCBI BLink).), encoding MDAAIPIWKRDDDKRFELALVRFPAEGSPDFLENIAQFLQKPLKEVYSYYQALVDDVTLIESGKYPLPKYPEDDYVSLPEATKSKTQGTGKKKGIPWSPEEHRLFLDGLNKYGKGDWKSISRECVTSRSPMQVASHAQKYFLRQKNKKGKRFSIHDMTLGDAENVTVPVSNLNSMGQQPHFDDQSPPDHYQDYFSQSNVTIPGCNMHFMGQQPRFGDQIPPGEYHPYSRDNVTVTGSNLNSIGQQPHFNDQISPDQYGRYLQENFGFFDDDGEDDGSLASFQQLYKA
- a CDS encoding Homeodomain-like superfamily protein (Homeodomain-like superfamily protein; CONTAINS InterPro DOMAIN/s: SANT, DNA-binding (InterPro:IPR001005), Homeodomain-like (InterPro:IPR009057), Myb, DNA-binding (InterPro:IPR014778), HTH transcriptional regulator, Myb-type, DNA-binding (InterPro:IPR017930), Myb-like DNA-binding domain, SHAQKYF class (InterPro:IPR006447); BEST Arabidopsis thaliana protein match is: Duplicated homeodomain-like superfamily protein (TAIR:AT4G09450.1); Has 1427 Blast hits to 1420 proteins in 116 species: Archae - 0; Bacteria - 0; Metazoa - 3; Fungi - 5; Plants - 1246; Viruses - 0; Other Eukaryotes - 173 (source: NCBI BLink).); this translates as MDAAIPIWKRDDDKRFELALVRFPAEGSPDFLENIAQFLQKPLKEVYSYYQALVDDVTLIESGKYPLPKYPEDDYVSLPEATKSKTQGTGKKKGIPWSPEEHRLFLDGLNKYGKGDWKSISRECVTSRSPMQVASHAQKYFLRQKNKKGKRFSIHDMTLGDAENVTVPVSNLNSMGQQPHFDDQSPPDHYQDYFSQSNVTIPGCNMHFMGQQPRFGDQIPPGEYHPYSRDNENFGFFDDDGEDDGSLASFQQLYKA
- a CDS encoding Homeodomain-like superfamily protein (Homeodomain-like superfamily protein; CONTAINS InterPro DOMAIN/s: Homeodomain-like (InterPro:IPR009057); BEST Arabidopsis thaliana protein match is: Duplicated homeodomain-like superfamily protein (TAIR:AT4G09450.1); Has 735 Blast hits to 733 proteins in 58 species: Archae - 0; Bacteria - 0; Metazoa - 0; Fungi - 0; Plants - 720; Viruses - 0; Other Eukaryotes - 15 (source: NCBI BLink).) yields the protein MALIPPWTRDNDKRFELALVIFPEGSPYFLEYIAEFLQKPLEEVKYYYDAILVYDVVLIESGKYALPKYPEAYYVSLTEATESKHGETNQIPRIIPWTEEEHREFVTSTQVASHAQKYDKRQKLDSKKRKRWSVLDITLESTKGKSDFGDVDDDDVLMYISDDDD